One part of the Oncorhynchus kisutch isolate 150728-3 linkage group LG22, Okis_V2, whole genome shotgun sequence genome encodes these proteins:
- the LOC109867605 gene encoding hyaluronan and proteoglycan link protein 3-like, giving the protein MLSPLHPLLVVWMYLLVSNHAFPVYNNGFFYHDVMDGDGNGEIYIKRVRLHVESTQPSVSAARGSNITLPCHYRYEPEINGPRRTRVKWSWLPANGAGKTAHETDVMVAMGNRHRSYGSFQGRVRLHRAAPGDMSLVINELHQNDTGRYRCEIIDGLEDESVTVELELRGVVFPYHSKMGRYHFNFLGAQRACEEQDSTLATFEQLFAAWDEGLDWCNAGWLADGTAQYPITTPREACGGVDLASGLRSYGQRHRHLHRFDAFCFSAAPKGTVYFLKGPRKLNFTEAVAACTTDGGLIAKVGQLYAAWRFMGLDRCDAGWLADGSIRYPIAKARPNCGPSEPGVRNLGFPPLHQKYSVYCNR; this is encoded by the exons ATGTTGAGCCCCCTACACCCCCTATTGGTCGTCTGGATGTACCTCCTGGTCTCCAACCACGCCTTCCCCGTATACAACAACGGCTTCTTCTACCATGACGTTATGGACGGCGATGGCAACGGAGAGA TCTACATTAAGAGGGTGCGTCTCCACGTGGAGTCCACCCAGCCCTCGGTGTCAGCAGCCAGGGGCAGTAACATCACCCTGCCCTGTCACTACCGCTACGAGCCCGAGATCAACGGCCCCCGCCGGACCCGGGTCAAATGGTCTTGGCTACCCGCCAACGGTGCGGGTAAGACCGCCCACGAAACAGACGTAATGGTCGCCATGGGCAACCGTCACCGTAGCTACGGCAGCTTCCAGGGGCGTGTGCGCCTGCATCGGGCGGCACCGGGGGACATGTCCTTGGTGATCAACGAGCTGCACCAGAACGACACGGGCCGCTACCGCTGTGAGATCATCGACGGGCTAGAAGACGAGAGCGTGACGGTGGAGCTGGAGCTgcgag GAGTGGTATTTCCCTACCATTCCAAGATGGGACGCTACCATTTCAACTTCCTGGGGGCCCAGCGTGCGTGTGAGGAGCAGGACTCAACCCTGGCCACCTTTGAGCAGCTCTTCGCCGCCTGGGATGAGGGGCTAGACTGGTGCAACGCCGGCTGGTTAGCTGACGGGACGGCTCAGTACCCAATCACCACGCCGCGGGAGGCCTGTGGGGGCGTGGACTTAGCCTCCGGTCTCCGTAGTTATGGACAACGCCACCGCCACCTCCACCGCTTTGATGCCTTCTGTTTCTCAGCCGCCCCCAAGG GGACAGTTTACTTCCTGAAAGGTCCCCGTAAGCTCAACTTCACCGAAGCGGTGGCGGCGTGCACCACAGACGGCGGTCTCATCGCAAAGGTGGGCCAGCTCTATGCCGCCTGGCGGTTCATGGGATTGGACCGCTGCGACGCAGGCTGGTTGGCTGATGGGAGCATCCGTTACCCCATTGCAAAGGCCCGCCCTAACTGCGGCCCTTCAGAACCGGGGGTGCGGAATTTGGGATTCCCCCCTCtgcatcagaaatacagtgtctaCTGCAATCGGTAA